The nucleotide window TACAATGTGTATGAAAGAAAATGACCTGAGGGTGCTCTGCATTAAAAGGAGGAATGCCAACAATCAGCTCAAATAGTATTACACCAACAGACCACCAATCAGCCGATGTACCTATAACATATGAAATTACATTTTCCAGTCAATATATGATTAAATGCTTTAGTTAATAATAATAGACTACAGAAGCCCCTTCTGATAATTTTATATTGGCTCTGCTACCACTCATGTTAAGAGAAGTCGGAAGGCTATTGACGCAAACGTTACAAGATTTGAAAATTTGTTAACAAACCATGTCCAGTTCCCAGAAGAATCTCAGGTGCCAAATAATCAGGTGTACCAACAGCAGAGCGGTTTTTACGTCTTTCTTGCTGACTCCCAGATAATGATTGAGAATTGTTATCTCCCAGACTCACTGCTGGACCAGATAAATCGTCTGTACTGTTAATCAGACCAACTTTTGAAAGCCCAAAATCTGTTAACTGCTCAAACCACAAAATATTATTATGTATGGTTAGTCGTAAAGATAAGATTAAGATAACAGAAGTTGGCCTAATATGAGTTGGGTATTTATGACAGAAACTGGATCAAAGGTGGTTTACCTTCTTATACAATTATTCCTGCAGCAAtttatgaataataataatatataccTTAATATGACCGTCATGTGCAATCAATAAATTATCTGGTTTCAAATCACGGTGAACCACACATAGAGAATGCAGATATTCCAAGGCAAGCACCTGAACAAAAGGCGACATCATAAATAATATGACCACTGTATCAACATTTGAATTTCCACCAAAATATAACCATAGTTACCACTTCTGCAATGTATATACGAGCAACATCTTCATCCAAGCAGCCTAAGTTTCTCAATAATGAATATAGATCACCACCATTTAAGTATTCCATGACAAGATACAAATTTTCACGGCAGGTAAAAGAATAGAAGAATCGAACCTGGAACAATTGATGCTCAAGTAAGAAAAATAAGGTTATATCTAATTATGTTTCGGGTTATCGCTTATTAGCTTCCTTTTATACGATCATAAAGGCAATCTAATAGAAGCTAAACATCATTACCACAAAAGGATTGCGAACAGATATCAAGATATCACGCTCTGCCAATATACTCTCAACAGCATTCTTGCGGATCATGTCAGCCTTCTTAAGGACCTTCAAACAAATCCAGATCAAATAAAAGAATCTAAttattaactaagttagaaacaGAGAAACCTATGATCAAAATAAGTTATAAAAATCGACATGCAATGCAATGTCACCTTTATAGCAAAAAGATCCCCTGTTGTTCTTTTTTTGGCCAAAAAAACACGACCAAATGCTCCACGACTAATGGGTTTTATAATCTCAAAGTCATCAATAGAAGTTCGGTCCTTCCCTGAATGCATAGGGCTGGTCCTTAAGCTACGCACAACATCATCTTCCAGTGGAGCATCTTCATCAATAACAGTACTTGTGATATCAATCTTTTCATCATCAACCATCTCACAAAGCTGCAAATACTTCTCCCTGGTAACAATTAATTGATAGTTACGGATGATTAACGATGCAAAAGTTTCATAAAATGTGCAAGAGTTTCAGAAAAGTTGGATTACTCATTACTGTACAAGGATGCCTGCATAAAGAAAATGTCAGGCACAGACCCTGGGTTAAGAGACAATTCTCTTTTTAGCTCTCACTAATAGAGGCAGCAAAATAAAAGAGTAAGCAGGTCAGAATGGGTTTGGATCTTAGTTTTAAATTGCGTCATGCGCTCCTATGCGTTTAGTTCAAAAATCTGATGCGCAATGCGTGATGTGTGATGCGAGCGCATCACGTATGCGATGcgcttttataaaaaaaaatactaagaaaatatatatacattaacAACTTACAAAAACAtacttaaagtaaaacaaatgaCGTAATAAGAAGATAAGAGTTGTACTTTTTGGTTCAAATCAAGGATTATCCGAGTTGGGCCGTCTTATCAACAAATTTTTCCACCTCTTCAAATTTTAAAaactaggggtgtgcacggttcggttcagctattagcattatccgtaaccgtaaccgaagtcatcggttaatcggttcggtttattcggttaatttgtcggttttcggttcagtgaatttcggttaataaccaaCCAAACATTGGCTAAAATTTTTGTTTTAGAAATCCATttaatggaggtataaatacatgaaatagatatataaatacatgaatttgatgtataaataaataaaatggaGGTATAAACACATGAAATGGAAGTATAAAACATGACATGGatgtataaaagctagaaatatatgaagaTTTAAATGACTTGGTTCggtttggttaatttcggttaaccgaTGGTACAAAAAAAATATCCTTAACCGATTTTCAGTTAATTTcagttcggttttgtcggtttttGGTTCGGCTTTGGTTacggttcggttttggttaacggTTCGGTTATTGTTCACCCCTATAATTGTAAAAAACTATAGGTTGAAAAAATCATCTTAATTTACAAatcatatttaagatgcattagACATTTGAAAACACTTGTGACTTGCAACCCATTTGACCTAGTTTGTTTCCACTTTAACTAAGTTCTAGCCATCACCCATTgacccaaatcaacccatttATTTGGTCCATGTGTAAAAGCTGCCACCTCTTGTTCTCAGTAAAGATACTCTAATCAATGCATTGACAAAAACTCACCGAATAAGCTTCTCTATGCGCGCACCAAATGTCTCAACAGTGAGAGCATCGAATTTTCGGCGGTCAATGACAACCCTAAGGTCATCAAGACACGTCAACAAATATGACAAAGACCGGTCATCATCTAAGGGTGTATTTCCAGCACATCTAGCAATATCTGCCAGTTCATTCATCTGCACATATATAAAAAGTTAGGCATCAAGATATCAATCCCTTCACATTATTTATAATGAATTCACAACAAAGAGTACATGTTAAGAAGGGATAAACAGTACAGCTATCATTATGTGTTACACAGAGATATTACATGCAATGTTGCAGAAATCGacctaggcggccgattaatcggcaCCTAGGCGCTAGTCGGTGGGTTACTGCCTAAATTTAAGCTAGTCGGTCAAAAAAATCGGTtatggtcaaaatcggtcaaagtcGGTAAAAGTCGGACAAAATCGGTAAAAGTCGGTCAAGATCGGACTAATCGGGCCCATGTTTTTTGACCCaataaacccaatttttgaaactTGGCCCATGGTTAAAAGCCCAAATTTTAGTTATAaacctattttaacatttaagtttaggtattttaacatttaaccccctctatctttcactagtttacatgtggttcctaaacttttaaatttattaataaaaagtataaagttatctcctgaacttgtaaatttattaataaaaagtataaagttatctatatatatatatatataaaaatttgtaaaattatACCTAAAAAGTCCAAtgcgattaatcccgattaatccctaggcggtacctcaccgcccgactagcgtctagcgccttctacaacattgatTACATGTATGATGTTGATATATGTGTGTAATGCATCTTTTCACACACATTACAGAAAAAAAGCCTTCTTGATTGCTTGTGCCTATATGCAATTTTTTATGAGATGCCAGATGTTCAAGCCTTACTAAAGATTGCCTTTGCATTATTGGCTGACAACAAATTAAGGGATGTTGTAATGTGGTGCAGAACTAGTTATAgctaggggtgttcagaattcgattCGGATTCGAAAAATGTgaaattcgattcgaattcgattagaAAGGTTCGAATTCGAATTGATTCGTATTCGAATCCAGTAATCGAATTAGAATCGAATACAAATTTATGATTTTCAATTCGATTCAAAATTCGAAttcaatttatatatatatttttaatatatgtatatacacacacaaacataGATACGCACACATATAACTTCTAAACTTGGCCAAAGTATGAACTACCTCAAGTGATAAGTTTATTATTCATAACATTACCAAACCTCCTGACAAATAGCCAATACTACttatttctaaatttttacctaACATTAAATCGCCACCAGTAACTAGCCTATCTTCTAAATTTTGGTGTTTTGACATATTGATAGTTAATTAATTTTGCagattattatattttatgttgaATATAATTATTTGTAGTAGTGTTAGAAAATGAAAGTAAACTAATTTATTGTTTAGGGTGAATTTGAACTAAATCGAATTTATTCAAATTCGAGTTTCAAATAataatcttggttttaaaaagcgcgcctaggcgcaaggcgcaacaAGGCGCAGGGTCTGAGGCTTTTTTGCTTCTCGCCTTGTGTAATTACAGGAAGCGACCAAAAAGCgtattttttgatgtttttttgtgggctttttggcctgaggcgcgcgcctcatgtACCTTAGGCATTTTACTGCATAAAAATGTTGTACCTTGGGTTTTTTGACTTGTACATGTAATTAAAATGGTATAAAAGCCTtacttatagctatattttggttaaaggaagctaaaaacctatgggatatgtatgggatatataaaaaaattatataaacatcttgcgcctcgggtacgaaaagcccaccgcttttgcgctttgcgcttcgcgcctcaattttagacctcgtcacttttgtgcgcctctcgctttttaaaaccaagataataatcgaatcgaatacgaattcaagtaaaaaaaaaaataaatattcgAATATTTCGATTCGAAAATTCattattcgattcgatgaacacccctagctATAGCAACTTTGCAGCATTTGAAATGTCCGGTTTTGATGTTTAGGTCCAAAAGAACCAGACGGACCTTAAAATTTTGGTAGAAAACTGAAGTTTAGGGTAAATATAAAATTATCTAGCTATCCCTCACTTCAATCCAGACATGCCTTAAAGGTCAACACAATGCACAGACCAAATCATCATAAACGGAAAACTTATGCATCACAAACATAGAAGAACTGTTTGCTAATGCGTCCTCGGACATAGTCTCACCATAAGAGTATGGAAAGTAACTGACTAAAGAGTTGACGATATATTGGATAATGGTTGGAAGTACCTGTGGAAGGTCATCATGTTCTGAGTAAGCACCCTTTCCTGCCAACAAGAGATCTATCTGGCTAGTCATAGGTGTCAAGGGTGACCTAGGAGTCATACTACCAGCAGATGAGGTGGTCATTCCTTGGTCAGACTTGGGACCAAAACGGGTCCTACACGACATGGATGGTAAACCTTTAAGATCCTCCATGGAAACAGAATTATCAGCTTCTGGAAGAGAGTCAAGCATATCCTCTGAACCTCTCCGTGACCAATCACTAAGCATATCACACTCTTCAGAATTTGATACTTTAGCACCATCAGCAACATCCTTCTGTGCCATTAACTTCTCTAAGGTTTCAGCAACTCTAATAAGCCGTTCATCTACACGTAAACCCATTTGATCACATCGATCAGCAATTGCACAAATTCTAGAATGATCTTCAACATGTAGTGTAGGAACTTCCTCCTCACAAATACGACAAATAATCGAACTTTCATCCGTAATATTTGGTTGATCCCCCCACCCCCATGAAACTCGATGTTGATGCTTAACAGTTTGTGGATGTGAATCTTTTATTAATTCAGAAGGCTTTAAAGCAGTCAAATCAACATCTGGTACTATCTCATTATCCCTCAGTGGTTTTACCATAACTTCCTCTTTCGGGCTTTTCCCTCCCGGAGACGGGAATTTTTTCCACGATGCCATTCGATCTCTTCCTGATGGGGATGATTCCAAGTTTTTTGTTGTTTCTAAAGAAGATGGAGTTAGAATATTATCAGGTTTTATCGCCTTTTCTTTCTTCAAATCCGACCTGTTTTGTTCCTGACTGAAGAATTTCCTGGGTTTTGAAGCACCAGTGGGAAGATGTTTATCTGCAGAATGCAGTGATTGGCGAAGTTGAAGAACAAGTTCATCTTCAGCTAACCCGCTTTCTTTGTGGAATTGTAGCAGCCGTGTACATCTGGTGAGAATGAAAAGCATACGAGTGTGAAGTTGCTTCAGAATACCCATAGGAAGCTCCTGACGCCTATCATCAAGATCTTGAACAATGCCTTCACACTGCAACCAAAATTCTCCGGGTGACGTCATGGCACACCTCTGAGCCAATACCAGCAAATCCTCCAAATTTTCCTGCCATTGTGGTTCACTTTCTGCATTCTTCTCCAGAATTCCAAGCAAATCTCCAGCAAATATATGCAGATCAGCATCTACTTCTTCTTTTGCTTTGTCGAATTTAGCCCGTATCATCGACAAAACCTCCTGCTCAAAATGATGTGGTTTGAATATAAAAATTAACAAGATAGTGGCAACAAAATATTTAATAGAACATAGTATACTAGACAGAGGTCGCAATTTCAGCCCATTAACTTATAAGTGTGTCGATTTTGATCTTtaacaaatcaaatcagtaatcaaaaaattatattatattattattcaAGAACCAATATACTTCTTGTCATTATGTTTGGCACAGTAATTATCCATAAAATAATTTAACATGGTATTTCTTATGAAAAGATGTTTCGGTCAAATGACCTAGCCATCCCATTTCCACCCATACCAAAACACTACCCATTTGAACCTAACTCGTATTAACTCGCTACCCAACCTGCCCATTATGTCCATATTTAATTTTAGAAAGAGACATGTTTACCTCTACGTTATTCAAACCACGAGGCTTCCAAAGTGGAAAAGGCCGCACGCCTTTCGAGTTCAGCTCATGGGAGAAACTTTTGATGTCTATGGGATATCTCTTTCTAGGTGCACTTGTAACCCGAAGTATAGCTTGAAAACGGGGTGATTCAGATTCCTTAGGGTTCTCACAATCATATGATGTCTAGAGAGTCAAAAGTTGATGGTTTAGTTACAAACATACACAAGAAGAAAACATCTGCTAAAGCAAAAACATAaccatgaaaaaaaaaatgtcaagttgaaatccaaaaaaaaaaaaaaaaaattaccgtCATCTCTGGAGTACAAACTTCCGAACTCCTCAAGTTTCCAGAGTATCCCCTTGACTTCAGACGCCCTATCCAAATAATCGTGCAACCGAAAATGTTTATACATGGATAGAATCTAAGCACTTTAAACCTATAAACTAGTAGAAGTGGAAAAAGTTCTAAATGTACAACAATAATGGGTTTTAACTAACTTATCAGTTCAATATATTTGGCCTAAGTTGTCTACTTGATATAAACGAATAAACTTCCCTTTTCAGCTAGCAACTATTCTATCATGTATTCAAAAGAAATTAAGGATGAGACTAATGTTTACATGCTTTATCCAATTTACCATATATAAGTTCAACTGGTTCAGTTGGAAGTTTTTTAGGTGTcaaagtattttctaaatacttctCACACTTGTTGTATGATGATTATGATGTAAGTGGGTGCAGGGCTCAAGACTTGTATGTTGGGTTCCGTGGTATTCTTTAATATTACATTGTTGTTTTTATGCCTTGTTATGATGCTCCTGCACTTGTATGCTAATGCTACTTGAAACGAGCTAGATGTGACTAGAACCTAGAAAGCGGCACGTTAGCGGCCTTAAAAGATttaagaaagatgaagaagaagaataCAATAAAGAAAGAAAGATAGAAAACTATGATTCCTCTAGACATCAAACAACAAAGATGGATCCACTGAGGATGGTATTTCGCACGTTGTGGCTTTGTGGGTGTCTTTAATCATGATTGATATATTATATACTTCTCCAAAAGCATATGATGCAACCATACTCGTTAGCAACAAAGTGGTATTCTTTCACCAAAAGCTCTCTATGCAACAATGGTAGTGGACTATTTTTGTGCTCCTTCATGTAGAAAGAGGCTTTCCCCCAAACAATGTACCCAATGCACACAATCCCAAAAACATGTGAGGTTATGGTGACCCGATGGCTAACCCCACGTGGTTTAAAGATATGACATTGGTTATAGATAGATCATGATAACGATTTAAAATCATGAAAATGATAAACAACATGAATATGAATATATTATGAACAAACAGCCTATAAAGGCAAAAGATGTAAAGATAAAAATCATGAGATACAAAGataaaagatgaaaaaaaaaGCTC belongs to Helianthus annuus cultivar XRQ/B chromosome 5, HanXRQr2.0-SUNRISE, whole genome shotgun sequence and includes:
- the LOC110940671 gene encoding probable serine/threonine protein kinase IREH1; the encoded protein is MVFKGRFFSSKRSSGTSSPESSDSPRSINSNSNSPIRSEKKKPNSAGSPFRQTPVKDAASTSTSTSNRKYQNQKKESKTPVTTKPQSGAASSSKSVPPAVSPILASSLGLNRIKTRSGPLPQESFLGFNRDSKVSSSNLSKAGGGDAKKTSFGADVKNVPSSLENGDRGSWERSPLRNGESSSETGRLKSRGYSGNLRSSEVCTPEMTTSYDCENPKESESPRFQAILRVTSAPRKRYPIDIKSFSHELNSKGVRPFPLWKPRGLNNVEEVLSMIRAKFDKAKEEVDADLHIFAGDLLGILEKNAESEPQWQENLEDLLVLAQRCAMTSPGEFWLQCEGIVQDLDDRRQELPMGILKQLHTRMLFILTRCTRLLQFHKESGLAEDELVLQLRQSLHSADKHLPTGASKPRKFFSQEQNRSDLKKEKAIKPDNILTPSSLETTKNLESSPSGRDRMASWKKFPSPGGKSPKEEVMVKPLRDNEIVPDVDLTALKPSELIKDSHPQTVKHQHRVSWGWGDQPNITDESSIICRICEEEVPTLHVEDHSRICAIADRCDQMGLRVDERLIRVAETLEKLMAQKDVADGAKVSNSEECDMLSDWSRRGSEDMLDSLPEADNSVSMEDLKGLPSMSCRTRFGPKSDQGMTTSSAGSMTPRSPLTPMTSQIDLLLAGKGAYSEHDDLPQMNELADIARCAGNTPLDDDRSLSYLLTCLDDLRVVIDRRKFDALTVETFGARIEKLIREKYLQLCEMVDDEKIDITSTVIDEDAPLEDDVVRSLRTSPMHSGKDRTSIDDFEIIKPISRGAFGRVFLAKKRTTGDLFAIKVLKKADMIRKNAVESILAERDILISVRNPFVVRFFYSFTCRENLYLVMEYLNGGDLYSLLRNLGCLDEDVARIYIAEVVLALEYLHSLCVVHRDLKPDNLLIAHDGHIKLTDFGLSKVGLINSTDDLSGPAVSLGDNNSQSLSGSQQERRKNRSAVGTPDYLAPEILLGTGHGTSADWWSVGVILFELIVGIPPFNAEHPQMIFDNILNRNIPWPAVPEEMSPEAQDLIDQLLTEDPNQRLGARGATEVKQHPYFRDINWDTLARQKAAFIPSSESALDTSYFTSRYTWNNSEQVYAASETENSSDDGSMSGSSSCVSNHRDEVADEFGGLTELESGYAVNYSFSNFSFKNLSQLASINYDLLTKGLKDDLPTNPNVPGSGSTF